The Lytechinus pictus isolate F3 Inbred chromosome 10, Lp3.0, whole genome shotgun sequence genome includes a window with the following:
- the LOC129270543 gene encoding dentin sialophosphoprotein-like codes for MAKYDVDRFENPPDEDLICCICQCVLDNPLESPCRHVFCKVCIETWLTNRSNCPNCRKRLRISKLKPVLPIVRNMINRLLIICENREHGCTGGIKLEMYDRHVQNCDFAPIKCLNTGCGQTVLRKNMLAHEQTCKYRLIMCKKGCGLPISMEKLKKHNCLDELKKSMTAMEEQYKQRLLELEAKLNTKIQVLEDRIKAMEENCQQDYGSGWGSARDSYSSMAGFDESDSPSRDMEYTDIQDFEENNDDDSNSYYYSGNEDNDFESTPEYQEAQTYEVYSPDEPHVEEEQQEHDEEEEDEVGEEEEDSDTAFFLNSDMDSNNDSEGDLNDSLLDSSDSDSIADDQEPVQVYEVSPTSPHSDHNLHQEDSSLIENVSYEEVSDPVSVNSPHSSTHRDRGRRDQHRQPQDGDRDQQTGFHEEQSLTHDEAPAEGFYPRDNNYDNEHSSLCSLRVEYGSSGRASPRENEHGYASEPVEESEANLSSNEPIIIHVDPQSGDGRRHPDEASRRRRRSRETSRAHRRSSRNKRSRHSSNRDRTGQPSQASDAASEHDAPLPGGRQEETAASRDGREFFYGVPVDESDSSADPPWERKSEDVSSDVSISDESLLMYDSFDDDDDDDDFRSSSPEVYEKFISSLHNVDSSESDKTWVPDDPASDIDGVEDNTADPADRHSEDADQLNSETPDRSGSQEDPREVDQSRRSSRTRLSRRTRSRPGDRPASDRDPASRSSDSETVNPTRKRPVTEDSSSESENTEDSKQHPAWKRRR; via the exons ATGGCTAAATATGATGTTGATCGCTTTGAGAATCCTCCTGATGAAGACCTGATCTGCTGCATCTGTCAGTGTGTCCTTGATAACCCCCTGGAGAGTCCCTGCCGTCATGTCTTCTGCAAGGTCTGCATCGAGACATGGCTCACCAATCGCAGCAACTGTCCCAACTGCCGTAAACGACTTCGCATCTCCAAGCTTAAACCAGTTCTCCCAATCGTCAGGAACATGATCAACCGCCTCTTAATCATTTGCGAAAACAGGGAACATGGCTGCACCGGGGGAATCAAGCTTGAGATGTATGATAGACATGTCCAGAACTGTGACTTTGCTCCGATCAAGTGCTTGAATACAGGGTGTGGACAGACTGTGCTAAGGAAGAACATGCTGGCCCATGAACAGACTTGCAAATATCGCCTGATCATGTGTAAGAAAGGGTGTGGGTTACCGATCTCCATGGAGAAGCTGAAGAAGCACAACTGCTTGGATGAGCTGAAGAAAAGTATGACAG CTATGGAGGAACAGTACAAGCAGCGTCTCCTTGAATTAGAAGCCAAGttaaatacaaaaattcaaGTTCTGGAGGATCGTATAAAAGCTATGGAAGAGAACTGTCAACAGGACTATGGCTCAGGCTGGGGATCAGCTAGAGATTCGTATTCGTCTATGGCCGGTTTTGATGAGAGCGATTCGCCGAGTAGGGATATGGAGTACACAGACATTCAAGATTTTGAggagaataatgatgatgatagtaattcaTACTATTACTCTGGCAATGAAGATAATGACTTTGAAAGCACTCCTGAGTACCAGGAAGCACAGACCTATGAAGTATATTCCCCTGATGAACCTCATGTGGAAGAAGAGCAGCAGGAACACgacgaggaggaggaagatgaagttggagaagaggaggaagattCAGACACTGCATTCTTTCTCAATTCTGATATGGACAGCAACAATGACTCAGAGGGTGATCTCAATGATTCCTTGCTTGACAGCAGCGATTCCGACTCCATCGCAGATGATCAGGAACCTGTTCAAGTCTATGAAGTTAGCCCAACAAGCCCTCACTCTGACCACAACCTGCACCAGGAGGATTCCTCTTTGATTGAAAATGTAAGTTATGAGGAAGTGAGTGATCCAGTATCCGTCAATTCCCCCCACAGCAGCACTCACCGAGATCGTGGAAGGAGAGACCAGCATAGGCAACCCCAGGATGGGGACAGAGATCAGCAGACTGGCTTTCACGAAGAACAGTCCCTTACTCATGATGAAGCACCTGCTGAGGGATTTTATCCCCGtgacaataattatgataatgaacaCTCGTCTCTGTGCAGCCTTCGTGTTGAATATGGCAGCTCGGGAAGAGCTTCCCCCCGTGAGAATGAGCATGGTTATGCGTCTGAACCTGTGGAAGAATCAGAGGCAAACCTTTCATCCAATGAACCGATCATAATTCACGTAGATCCTCAGAGTGGAGATGGGAGGAGACATCCAGATGAGGCAAGCAGGAGAAGGCGAAGGAGCCGCGAAACCTCCAGGGCACATCGCAGGAGCTCAAGGAATAAAAGGAGCCGTCACTCCAGTAATAGAGACAGGACTGGGCAACCTTCCCAAGCATCTGATGCAGCCTCAGAGCATGATGCTCCCCTTCCTGGAGGTCGCCAGGAGGAAACCGCCGCTTCAAGAGATGGAAGGGAATTTTTCTATGGCGTTCCCGTGGATGAATCCGACTCCAGTGCAGACCCACCATGGGAGAGAAAATCAGAAGATGTCTCTTCAGATGTGAGTATCTCTGATGAGTCATTGCTCATGTACGATTCTtttgacgatgatgacgatgatgatgattttcgAAGTAGCAGCCCGGAAGTGTATGAAAAGTTTATTTCTTCTCTTCACAATGTGGACTCAAGTGAAAGTGATAAGACATGGGTTCCTGATGACCCAGCTTCTGACATTGATGGTGTCGAGGACAACACTGCTGACCCTGCTGATCGCCATAGTGAAGATGCAGACCAATTAAACTCAGAGACCCCTGACAGGAGTGGCTCTCAAGAAGACCCCAGAGAGGTTGACCAGTCTCGCCGCAGTTCTAGGACAAGATTATCTAGAAGGACTAGGTCTAGACCAGGTGATAGGCCAGCATCAGACAGGGATCCAGCAAGTCGATCATCAGATAGTGAGACTGTTAACCC GACAAGAAAGAGACCTGTGACAGAAGATAGCAGTTCAGAGAGTGAGAACACTGAGGATAGCAAGCAACATCCCGCATGGAAGAGGAGAAGATAA